A genomic region of Limnohabitans curvus contains the following coding sequences:
- the phnE gene encoding phosphonate ABC transporter, permease protein PhnE, whose amino-acid sequence MTSVALESIIAIDGQRRLRRLGAACVVLFVCVVALHVTGFFDAQRFIEGAPAIQQLASEMVPPNFARWEQWVIPLRDTLAMSIAGTALTVLASLPLALVAAPNTAPNAVVGRIVRTILAAFRSVPEIILGILFVAAVGFGALPGVLALALHSTGMVAKFYAEAIEHVDPKPLEAAKAAGASRFQVITHAVLPQVLPQLADITIYRWEYHFRASAVMGIVGAGGIGFELMAALRLIKYDEVSAILLSILICVLVVDGIGSALRKHLK is encoded by the coding sequence ATGACATCGGTAGCCTTGGAATCCATCATTGCCATTGACGGACAGCGGCGACTCAGACGGCTGGGCGCCGCCTGTGTCGTTCTGTTCGTCTGTGTGGTGGCTTTGCATGTCACCGGTTTCTTTGACGCGCAGCGTTTCATCGAAGGGGCTCCTGCCATTCAGCAGTTGGCCTCTGAGATGGTGCCGCCCAACTTCGCTCGCTGGGAGCAATGGGTCATTCCACTGCGCGACACCTTGGCCATGTCGATCGCAGGCACGGCGCTGACCGTTCTGGCGTCGTTGCCGCTGGCCCTGGTGGCGGCGCCCAACACCGCGCCGAATGCGGTGGTTGGGCGAATCGTCAGAACCATCTTGGCTGCATTTCGGTCTGTGCCTGAAATCATCCTGGGCATTCTGTTCGTCGCGGCCGTGGGCTTTGGGGCATTGCCTGGTGTGCTGGCGTTGGCCCTGCATTCCACGGGCATGGTGGCCAAGTTCTACGCCGAAGCCATAGAGCACGTGGACCCGAAACCTCTGGAGGCCGCTAAGGCCGCGGGCGCAAGCCGGTTTCAGGTCATCACCCATGCTGTGTTACCGCAGGTTTTGCCCCAGTTGGCGGACATCACCATCTACCGATGGGAATATCACTTTCGCGCATCGGCAGTGATGGGCATCGTGGGTGCGGGCGGCATTGGCTTTGAACTCATGGCGGCTCTGCGCCTGATCAAGTACGACGAAGTCTCCGCCATTTTGCTGTCCATCCTCATATGCGTGCTCGTGGTCGACGGCATTGGGTCGGCGCTTCGCAAACATCTGAAATAG
- the phnD gene encoding phosphate/phosphite/phosphonate ABC transporter substrate-binding protein, producing the protein MLNRRRFQFIAAATLAALLPLGAHAEGKNPSKLRVALLPDENAATIIQNAQPLKRYLEQTLKKEIEITVTTDYSSMIEAMRFGRIEVAYFGPFSYVLAKSKAPNIEPFAVGVERGSPTYQSVLIATAGGPVKTLADVRGKPFGFGDQASTSSHLAPRAHLLKNHQLNGETDYRPVHLGTHDAVARAVQAGQVPAGALSKPILDNLIAKGMVDANKIVQLELSAPIPNYPIAMQGNLTPELKEAIRAAFLQMKDAEILKSFRIEAFAATDDKAYDILRDTAQILKLDLGRMK; encoded by the coding sequence GTGCTGAATCGCCGCCGTTTCCAATTTATCGCTGCCGCCACTTTGGCCGCCCTGTTGCCACTTGGCGCCCATGCCGAGGGCAAAAATCCTTCCAAGCTTCGCGTTGCACTGTTGCCGGACGAAAACGCCGCCACCATCATTCAGAACGCACAGCCTCTGAAGCGGTACCTGGAACAGACCCTGAAGAAGGAAATAGAGATTACGGTGACTACGGACTACTCGTCGATGATTGAAGCCATGCGCTTTGGCCGCATCGAGGTGGCCTACTTTGGACCGTTCTCTTACGTGCTGGCCAAGTCCAAGGCGCCCAACATTGAGCCTTTTGCCGTTGGCGTGGAGCGCGGCTCTCCGACCTACCAGTCGGTTCTCATTGCCACGGCGGGCGGCCCGGTGAAGACGCTGGCTGACGTTCGAGGAAAGCCGTTTGGCTTTGGCGATCAGGCTTCGACGTCCAGTCACCTTGCACCGCGCGCGCACTTGCTTAAAAACCACCAACTGAACGGCGAGACTGACTACCGCCCCGTTCACCTGGGCACGCACGATGCCGTGGCCCGAGCTGTTCAGGCAGGGCAGGTTCCCGCCGGCGCTCTGTCAAAACCCATTCTGGACAACCTCATCGCAAAGGGCATGGTGGATGCCAACAAGATTGTGCAACTTGAACTGTCGGCACCCATTCCGAACTATCCCATTGCGATGCAAGGTAATCTCACGCCGGAGCTCAAGGAAGCCATCCGAGCCGCCTTTCTTCAGATGAAGGACGCCGAGATTCTCAAATCATTCCGTATCGAGGCCTTTGCCGCTACCGATGACAAGGCCTACGACATTCTTCGCGACACAGCACAGATTCTCAAGCTTGATCTGGGACGCATGAAATGA
- the phnC gene encoding phosphonate ABC transporter ATP-binding protein: protein MKTAIRESHLSLRGITVTYADGHTALAPTSLEVQHGGFLVLLGASGAGKSTLLRSINGLVSPTDGEVSVADLPGGTVSKRNLLEHRRHCGMVFQQHHLIGRQSVLANVLMGKLATRGSLASLWPWSKADKLEALAAIDRVGLLEKALARADTLSGGQQQRIGIARALVQKPRLLLADEPVASLDPATAQSVLTLLHDICKKDRLTAIVSLHQVNLARMFADRIVGLRQGQVVFDGTAAQLTEEAQSALYAKSSPVEPSRSSSPANMGSQFDSPSQSKEFLPC from the coding sequence ATGAAAACTGCAATTCGCGAGAGCCATCTGAGCTTGCGGGGTATCACGGTGACCTATGCCGATGGTCACACAGCGCTTGCGCCCACCTCGCTGGAGGTACAGCATGGCGGGTTCCTTGTGCTGCTGGGCGCGTCGGGCGCGGGAAAGTCAACGCTGCTGCGCAGCATCAATGGCTTGGTTAGCCCCACAGACGGAGAGGTGTCGGTGGCCGATCTGCCGGGCGGCACCGTCTCAAAACGCAACCTTCTTGAGCATCGGCGCCACTGCGGCATGGTGTTCCAGCAGCACCACCTGATCGGGCGGCAAAGCGTGCTGGCCAATGTGTTGATGGGCAAGCTCGCCACCCGCGGATCTCTGGCGTCGTTGTGGCCTTGGAGCAAGGCTGACAAGCTGGAGGCGCTGGCGGCCATTGACCGCGTAGGCCTGCTTGAGAAAGCCCTAGCACGGGCAGACACCTTGTCTGGTGGGCAACAACAACGCATTGGCATTGCGCGTGCCTTGGTGCAGAAGCCCCGCCTGCTGCTGGCCGATGAGCCGGTGGCCAGCCTCGACCCGGCGACCGCGCAGAGTGTGTTGACCCTGCTTCACGACATCTGCAAGAAAGACCGACTCACGGCCATCGTGAGTCTGCATCAAGTCAACCTCGCGCGCATGTTCGCCGACCGCATTGTGGGCCTTCGCCAGGGCCAGGTGGTGTTCGACGGGACAGCAGCGCAGTTGACGGAAGAAGCCCAGTCTGCCCTGTACGCGAAGTCGTCACCTGTCGAACCGTCCCGTTCTTCCTCACCTGCCAACATGGGCAGTCAATTTGATTCCCCCTCTCAATCCAAGGAGTTTTTACCGTGCTGA
- a CDS encoding LysR substrate-binding domain-containing protein has protein sequence MSGLSLLAALKAFDATARAGSMTAAARVLAIQQPTVSSHIQRLEVDFGVELFHRRGRRLELTSFGRTLLNYTRRTFSGEEDAHALLAAAKNQYVGRLVIHAIGPHNVLPVLKLFMKQFPQVNVAVGVGDSRTITEKILDYQGDVGMVLNHVAHPDLFGAAYRTQRLVIFGNTQHSLAQRATLKLRDLQGQRFVIREEGSTTRRVFEQELKERGVEVQVALEMGSRESVREAVAEGLGLGVVAETAYRPDPRLVKLTISDTSMVTQVHFICRKERHQAPLISTFLGLAHSVSQKIA, from the coding sequence ATGTCTGGACTCAGCCTCCTCGCAGCCTTGAAGGCCTTTGACGCAACGGCCCGAGCCGGCAGCATGACCGCTGCCGCGAGAGTGCTCGCTATTCAACAACCGACTGTTTCTTCACACATACAGCGCCTGGAGGTCGACTTCGGCGTGGAGCTTTTTCATCGGCGCGGGCGGCGGCTTGAACTCACGTCCTTTGGACGCACTCTGTTGAACTACACCCGGCGTACCTTCAGTGGCGAGGAAGATGCGCACGCACTGCTCGCTGCTGCGAAAAATCAATACGTAGGGCGACTGGTCATCCATGCCATCGGGCCGCACAACGTGCTGCCCGTGTTGAAGCTGTTCATGAAACAGTTCCCCCAGGTCAACGTGGCTGTTGGCGTAGGCGACTCGCGAACCATCACCGAAAAGATTCTTGACTACCAGGGAGACGTGGGCATGGTGCTCAATCACGTCGCTCACCCAGATCTATTTGGCGCGGCTTACCGTACCCAGCGATTGGTGATATTCGGCAACACCCAACACTCACTCGCGCAACGGGCCACTCTCAAACTGCGTGATCTGCAGGGTCAGAGGTTCGTCATCCGAGAGGAAGGATCGACGACCAGACGCGTGTTTGAACAAGAACTAAAGGAGCGAGGCGTCGAGGTGCAGGTGGCTCTGGAGATGGGCAGCCGCGAGTCCGTTCGAGAGGCGGTGGCGGAGGGGCTGGGCCTAGGCGTCGTGGCGGAAACAGCCTACAGGCCAGATCCTCGCCTTGTTAAGTTAACTATTTCAGACACCAGCATGGTGACACAGGTGCACTTCATCTGTAGAAAGGAGCGGCATCAAGCTCCTCTGATCTCGACCTTCCTGGGTTTGGCGCATAGCGTAAGTCAGAAAATTGCCTAG
- a CDS encoding LysR family transcriptional regulator: MDVLRLTLRQLQIFVAVAQTGSTTAASTQIALSQSATSAAVKELERLLSLHLFDRAGKRLLLNDNGRALLPRAQALLDGAAGIEQMSRDAMAQSQSLRIGASTTIGNYVLPRLLRQFLRGRHQDIATSWHSRVVINNTEAICDAVDRFELDVGLIEGPCHHTSLIVTPWMQDELVVVGRPTLANESTQGRVSLKTLRDWVWLLREAGSGTREATDQLLLPHLTSYRHSIELGSSEAIKHSAAVGLGAACLSQWVVSDMLDAKLLKCIDTTLPKMTRQCYMVIHRGKQHTPALLDFIDQATSLTKSREK; this comes from the coding sequence ATGGACGTACTGCGCCTGACACTGCGCCAACTGCAAATTTTTGTGGCGGTGGCCCAAACCGGCAGCACGACGGCAGCCAGCACGCAAATTGCCCTGTCGCAGTCGGCGACCAGCGCGGCCGTCAAGGAGCTGGAGCGCCTGCTGTCGCTCCACCTGTTCGACAGGGCAGGTAAACGCCTGCTGCTCAACGACAACGGACGGGCCCTGCTGCCGCGTGCGCAGGCTCTGCTGGACGGCGCGGCCGGGATCGAGCAGATGTCCCGTGATGCCATGGCGCAGTCCCAGTCGCTGCGGATTGGCGCCAGCACCACGATTGGTAACTACGTGCTGCCCCGGCTTCTCAGACAGTTTCTTCGTGGACGGCACCAAGACATCGCCACCAGTTGGCATTCAAGGGTGGTCATAAACAACACTGAAGCAATATGCGACGCAGTGGACCGGTTCGAACTCGATGTGGGGCTGATAGAAGGCCCCTGCCACCATACGTCACTCATAGTCACCCCATGGATGCAGGACGAGCTGGTGGTGGTGGGGCGCCCGACTCTTGCAAATGAATCGACGCAAGGGCGCGTGTCGCTGAAAACATTGCGCGATTGGGTCTGGCTGCTGCGCGAGGCGGGCTCGGGTACCCGAGAGGCAACAGATCAATTGCTACTGCCGCATCTCACTTCCTACCGCCACAGCATCGAACTTGGAAGTTCAGAGGCGATAAAACACTCGGCTGCAGTAGGACTTGGAGCGGCGTGCCTTTCGCAATGGGTCGTAAGCGACATGCTAGATGCAAAACTCTTGAAGTGCATCGATACCACGCTGCCGAAAATGACCCGCCAGTGTTACATGGTGATTCATCGAGGCAAACAACATACGCCAGCGTTACTGGACTTTATCGATCAAGCCACATCACTTACAAAATCTAGAGAGAAATAG
- a CDS encoding YeiH family protein, producing MDPLLRLLPGLLISGALAAFAMALGRIGWLQDHGFSALTLAIVLGMLVGNTVYPRVASMSGAGVNFSKQNLLRLGVVLYGLRLTVQDIGHVGLAGVATDALVLGSTFALACVIGIRWLGMDRKTAMLIGAGSSICGAAAVMAAEPVVKARAEQVTVAVATVVVFGTIAIFLYPLLFELNRQWQLVPGGTDGFGIYVGSTIHEVAQVVAAARSVGPHAADTAVIAKMVRVMMLAPFLIMLSAWLARDDARRTVRMTSVPVANEHTARLEAPIKPKLAVPWFAFAFVGVVLFNSLNLLPPSVVAVTTEVDTILLAMAMAALGLATHISSIRKAGIKPLLLALILFTWLVVGGALINRWVFALIG from the coding sequence ATGGACCCGTTGCTGCGTCTGCTGCCTGGCCTGTTGATCAGCGGTGCGCTGGCAGCGTTCGCGATGGCGCTGGGCCGCATCGGCTGGCTGCAGGACCATGGCTTCAGCGCCCTGACACTCGCCATCGTGCTGGGCATGCTGGTCGGCAACACGGTCTATCCGCGTGTGGCCAGCATGAGCGGCGCAGGGGTAAATTTTTCCAAACAAAACCTGCTGCGCCTGGGTGTGGTGCTGTACGGCCTGCGGCTCACGGTGCAGGACATCGGCCACGTCGGCCTGGCGGGTGTGGCCACCGATGCGTTGGTGCTGGGTTCGACCTTTGCGCTGGCATGCGTCATCGGCATCCGCTGGCTCGGCATGGACCGCAAGACGGCGATGTTGATTGGTGCCGGCAGCTCGATTTGTGGCGCTGCTGCCGTGATGGCCGCTGAGCCGGTGGTGAAAGCGCGCGCCGAGCAGGTGACGGTCGCTGTGGCCACCGTGGTGGTGTTCGGCACCATCGCCATCTTTTTGTACCCACTGCTGTTTGAACTCAATCGTCAGTGGCAGCTGGTTCCGGGCGGCACCGACGGCTTCGGCATCTACGTCGGCTCCACCATTCACGAGGTGGCCCAAGTGGTGGCCGCGGCGCGCTCAGTGGGTCCCCACGCGGCCGACACGGCTGTCATTGCCAAGATGGTACGTGTGATGATGCTGGCGCCGTTTCTCATCATGCTGTCGGCCTGGCTGGCGCGGGACGACGCCAGGCGTACCGTGCGAATGACTTCTGTACCGGTTGCCAATGAGCACACTGCACGTCTTGAGGCGCCCATCAAGCCCAAGCTGGCTGTGCCCTGGTTTGCCTTTGCCTTTGTCGGTGTGGTGCTGTTCAACTCGTTGAACCTGCTGCCGCCAAGTGTCGTGGCTGTAACGACCGAGGTCGACACCATTTTGCTGGCCATGGCGATGGCAGCGCTGGGTCTTGCCACCCACATATCGTCCATACGCAAAGCAGGCATCAAGCCTCTCTTGCTGGCGCTGATCCTCTTCACCTGGCTGGTGGTGGGCGGTGCGCTGATCAATCGGTGGGTGTTTGCCCTGATCGGTTAA
- a CDS encoding nuclear transport factor 2 family protein, with the protein MFKTLSLTACAAAVLLTASGAMAAPADDAKTHFQAIGSGDLSIVMRGYADQAQFNWVGGPLDGTYANADAIRGVWEKFTKSQGPLKVSVDKLEESANPKGSTISANVQFEGKAPIKVRYVLTFREGKIVSETWQIDPKLSVAAY; encoded by the coding sequence ATGTTCAAAACCCTTTCCCTGACCGCTTGCGCCGCCGCTGTGCTGCTTACCGCCTCTGGCGCCATGGCCGCACCGGCTGATGACGCCAAGACCCACTTCCAGGCCATCGGCTCGGGCGACTTGTCCATCGTCATGCGTGGCTATGCCGACCAGGCCCAATTCAACTGGGTAGGTGGTCCACTGGATGGCACATACGCCAACGCGGATGCCATCCGCGGCGTGTGGGAGAAATTCACCAAGTCGCAAGGTCCGCTGAAGGTCAGTGTCGACAAGCTGGAAGAGTCCGCCAATCCAAAAGGTTCCACCATTTCGGCCAACGTGCAGTTCGAAGGCAAGGCACCCATCAAGGTTCGCTACGTGCTGACCTTCCGTGAAGGCAAGATCGTCAGCGAAACCTGGCAGATTGACCCCAAGCTGTCAGTGGCTGCGTATTGA
- a CDS encoding COG4315 family predicted lipoprotein: MAVSVSAVAADAPAKMSGGALVAANGMTLYTFDADKAGSGKSACNGPCAGLWPPLLAADQPSGEYSVVTRDDGARQVAYKGKPVYFYKADQKAGDRTGDNFKDVWHIIKE; encoded by the coding sequence ATGGCCGTCAGCGTGTCTGCCGTAGCGGCCGATGCGCCGGCCAAGATGTCTGGCGGCGCACTGGTTGCCGCCAACGGCATGACGCTCTACACCTTTGACGCGGACAAGGCCGGCAGCGGCAAAAGCGCTTGCAATGGCCCCTGCGCCGGGCTGTGGCCGCCATTGCTGGCTGCTGATCAGCCGTCCGGGGAGTACAGTGTGGTGACGCGCGACGATGGCGCGCGCCAGGTGGCCTACAAGGGCAAGCCGGTGTACTTTTACAAAGCCGACCAGAAAGCGGGCGACCGCACAGGTGACAACTTCAAGGACGTCTGGCACATCATCAAGGAATGA
- a CDS encoding RNA polymerase sigma factor — MQNDLYDENGDDHLLTWVPRLRRYARALVGNREDADDLVQDTLERALAKSALWRGVSDMRAWLFGMMHNLHVDGVRRPKLHTVILDDDTPEVPVAATQGESLAVMDLQAALEKLPVEQREIILLIALEDMSYAEVAATLGIPIGSVMSRLSRGRERLRSLMEGQPDPVRLKVVK, encoded by the coding sequence GTGCAAAACGACCTCTACGACGAGAACGGTGACGACCACCTGCTGACCTGGGTGCCGCGCCTGCGCCGTTACGCGCGGGCGCTGGTGGGCAACCGCGAGGACGCCGATGACCTGGTGCAGGACACGCTGGAGCGGGCACTCGCCAAATCGGCGCTCTGGCGGGGTGTCTCGGACATGCGGGCCTGGTTGTTCGGCATGATGCACAACCTGCACGTGGACGGTGTCCGGCGGCCCAAGCTGCACACCGTAATTCTGGATGACGACACCCCCGAGGTACCGGTCGCAGCGACCCAGGGTGAAAGTCTGGCCGTCATGGATTTGCAGGCGGCGCTGGAGAAGCTGCCCGTGGAGCAAAGGGAGATTATTTTGCTGATTGCGCTGGAAGACATGAGCTATGCCGAAGTGGCCGCTACCCTGGGTATCCCCATCGGCTCGGTGATGTCGCGCCTGTCGCGTGGTCGCGAGCGCTTGCGTTCTCTCATGGAAGGCCAACCTGATCCCGTTCGCCTCAAAGTCGTTAAATGA
- a CDS encoding anti-sigma factor family protein — MNPVMPPPTPVTEAELQAYVDRQLTPERQREIEAYLARRPEEAQRVESYLAQKRELRALFNPVLEEPLPQRLREAARPRTPWYLQRMAAGIAIAVVSGVAGWGLRGGLGAEQGAGMVAQRTPSAITVASATGFAQRAAIAHAVYSPDVRRAVEVGADHEDQLVAWLSKRMGSPMKPPHLQTLGYALDGGRLLPGDKGPVAQFMYHDNAGAKLTLYVSNEVNAVGAAAQGQKNQETAFRFAREGGVNVFYWVNGPFGYAISADADKAELARVSGEVYRQLDASR, encoded by the coding sequence ATGAACCCTGTCATGCCCCCCCCAACGCCCGTCACCGAAGCTGAATTGCAAGCTTACGTGGATCGTCAACTCACGCCGGAGCGTCAGCGCGAGATCGAAGCGTATCTGGCCCGGCGTCCCGAAGAGGCGCAGCGCGTTGAAAGCTATCTGGCCCAAAAGCGCGAACTGCGCGCATTGTTCAATCCGGTGCTCGAAGAACCGCTGCCGCAGCGGCTGCGGGAGGCCGCCAGGCCTCGTACGCCGTGGTACCTTCAGCGCATGGCGGCCGGCATCGCGATTGCCGTGGTCAGTGGCGTTGCAGGCTGGGGTCTGCGCGGCGGGCTGGGCGCCGAGCAGGGTGCCGGCATGGTGGCCCAGCGCACGCCCAGTGCCATCACTGTCGCGTCGGCCACCGGGTTTGCGCAGCGCGCGGCGATTGCCCATGCGGTCTACAGCCCTGACGTGAGGCGGGCCGTGGAGGTCGGTGCCGACCATGAAGACCAGCTCGTGGCCTGGCTGTCCAAGCGCATGGGCTCACCCATGAAGCCACCCCATCTGCAAACCCTGGGCTACGCGCTCGACGGTGGCCGGCTGTTGCCGGGCGACAAGGGGCCTGTCGCGCAATTTATGTACCACGACAACGCCGGTGCCAAGCTGACTCTGTATGTGTCCAATGAGGTCAATGCCGTAGGTGCTGCGGCGCAGGGCCAGAAAAACCAGGAAACCGCCTTCCGCTTTGCCCGGGAAGGCGGCGTCAATGTTTTCTACTGGGTCAATGGACCTTTCGGCTATGCCATTTCGGCCGACGCCGACAAGGCCGAGCTCGCGCGGGTGTCCGGCGAGGTATACCGGCAGCTCGATGCGTCGCGCTGA
- a CDS encoding YncE family protein, translating to MTDPLNDSRRDFLKAAAVIPAVAAAPWALAQGASSAPASTMNASASADIAPADRVFITNEDSNTISVINPASNTVDTTINLTSFDEDVRPPFRFVTGGVMPTHAAMIHKPLYHGCIDAHGAVPNPDGTLLATSGRGSSNIYLIDAVNRRVVGNVANPQAGATTNPERLSSGILLGREPHEPTFTRNGKELWVTLRGEDRIAIIDVAQATQQLTSPTGIPAQAVRAYIPTLNGPAQVWFSKDGTLAFVISQKTAQLDILQVNADAKGHSRPKRLRLVDLSSQDKPAFTPFQKLSPDGSQMWLSHKLADAVSIVSVKDPGTVLSTIALGELARPNHLEFVDNARGQVTYMSLARVDDGGPNGAASSRLAIIDRSVPVAQQKVVGMVYTGGREAHGLWTNPANNLLYVAHEQDELPGTPNAGQVVCSAFDVSSPLEPKLITQIPLGALKLPSGELRNKKSINLVYVRPGTKGQTA from the coding sequence ATGACCGACCCACTCAACGACTCACGCCGCGACTTTCTGAAAGCCGCTGCTGTAATCCCGGCTGTCGCAGCGGCACCGTGGGCTTTGGCTCAAGGTGCCTCATCCGCCCCCGCGTCCACGATGAATGCTTCTGCCAGCGCAGACATCGCTCCCGCAGATCGCGTCTTCATCACCAACGAGGACTCCAACACGATCAGCGTGATCAATCCAGCCAGCAACACAGTGGACACCACCATTAACCTCACCAGCTTTGACGAGGACGTGCGGCCACCGTTTCGTTTTGTCACGGGCGGCGTCATGCCTACCCATGCCGCCATGATCCACAAGCCGCTGTACCACGGCTGCATTGACGCCCACGGCGCGGTGCCCAACCCGGACGGCACACTGCTGGCCACTTCGGGCCGAGGCAGCAGCAACATTTACCTGATTGACGCGGTGAACCGTCGCGTGGTGGGCAATGTGGCCAATCCGCAGGCTGGCGCCACCACCAACCCGGAGCGGTTGTCCAGCGGCATCTTGTTGGGTCGTGAGCCGCACGAGCCCACCTTCACCCGCAATGGCAAGGAGCTGTGGGTCACGCTGCGCGGTGAAGACCGCATCGCCATTATCGACGTGGCGCAGGCCACCCAACAGCTGACCAGCCCGACCGGCATACCCGCGCAAGCCGTTCGCGCGTACATTCCCACGCTTAACGGCCCGGCCCAGGTCTGGTTTTCCAAAGACGGCACGCTGGCTTTTGTCATCAGCCAAAAAACCGCGCAGCTCGATATTCTGCAGGTCAACGCCGACGCGAAAGGCCATTCACGCCCCAAACGCCTGCGCCTGGTGGACTTGAGCAGCCAGGACAAGCCCGCCTTCACGCCGTTCCAGAAACTCTCGCCGGACGGCAGCCAGATGTGGTTGTCGCACAAGCTGGCCGATGCGGTTTCCATCGTCTCGGTGAAAGACCCGGGCACGGTGTTGAGCACGATTGCGCTAGGTGAGCTGGCACGCCCCAATCACCTGGAGTTTGTGGACAATGCGCGCGGCCAGGTGACTTATATGAGCCTGGCGCGTGTGGACGACGGGGGCCCGAACGGCGCCGCCTCCAGCCGCCTGGCCATCATCGACCGCTCGGTGCCCGTGGCCCAGCAAAAAGTGGTGGGCATGGTCTATACCGGCGGCCGCGAGGCCCACGGCCTCTGGACCAACCCGGCCAACAACTTGCTCTACGTGGCGCATGAACAGGACGAACTGCCCGGCACTCCCAATGCCGGTCAAGTAGTCTGCTCCGCTTTCGACGTGTCGTCGCCGCTGGAGCCCAAGCTCATCACCCAGATTCCGCTGGGCGCACTCAAACTGCCTTCCGGCGAATTGCGCAATAAGAAGAGCATCAACCTGGTCTACGTGCGGCCGGGGACCAAGGGGCAGACCGCATGA
- a CDS encoding DUF305 domain-containing protein — translation MTDHSAHAAPGVTTAGRNSFESDMATGMARMMQDMHGPGYTGNPDADFLAMMIPHHEGAVDMARLVLIHGRDPLVRQIAEDIIASQTVEIAAMRGRMAVLRNGPNPEPGGYPALGAVRGGG, via the coding sequence ATGACGGACCACAGCGCGCACGCGGCTCCCGGTGTTACGACGGCAGGGCGCAACAGCTTTGAATCCGACATGGCTACCGGCATGGCCCGCATGATGCAGGACATGCACGGGCCGGGCTACACCGGCAACCCGGATGCGGACTTTCTGGCGATGATGATTCCCCACCACGAGGGTGCAGTGGACATGGCGCGGCTGGTGTTGATTCATGGCCGCGACCCGCTGGTGCGTCAGATTGCCGAGGACATCATTGCCAGCCAGACTGTGGAGATCGCCGCTATGCGCGGGCGTATGGCGGTGCTGCGGAACGGGCCCAACCCAGAGCCGGGTGGTTATCCGGCACTCGGTGCTGTCCGGGGTGGTGGCTGA
- a CDS encoding RNA polymerase sigma factor: MFDTAESRYNQWVRDHYRFLMRSAWAMSGSRAVAEDVVQDCFTSAWKYRSQLREPELARAWLFQIMRRSALRHMAPGLLSLDDNDALDLDAASRAAPASGIDDRLDVVRALQKIAPIHREVLVLYYFDDMPTALMAEALEVATGTVLSRLARARDALKAAMTPVKSTDQQAAGDYAEDSKVTLLRKSRES; this comes from the coding sequence ATGTTCGACACAGCCGAGTCCCGCTACAACCAATGGGTGCGTGACCACTACCGATTCCTGATGCGCAGCGCGTGGGCCATGAGCGGTTCGCGCGCCGTGGCCGAGGATGTGGTGCAGGATTGTTTCACCAGTGCGTGGAAATACCGCAGCCAGCTCCGGGAACCTGAACTCGCCCGCGCCTGGCTGTTCCAGATCATGCGCCGCAGCGCGCTGCGCCATATGGCGCCCGGCCTGCTCTCGCTGGATGACAACGACGCGCTGGATTTGGATGCAGCCTCACGCGCCGCACCGGCGTCCGGCATTGACGACCGTCTCGATGTGGTGCGCGCCTTGCAAAAAATCGCCCCCATCCACCGCGAAGTGCTGGTGCTCTATTACTTTGACGACATGCCCACCGCCCTGATGGCGGAGGCGCTGGAAGTGGCGACCGGCACGGTTTTGTCGCGGCTGGCGCGCGCGCGTGATGCGCTAAAAGCGGCCATGACGCCGGTGAAATCCACAGACCAGCAGGCAGCGGGGGACTATGCCGAGGACAGCAAGGTCACGTTGCTGCGCAAAAGCCGGGAGTCCTGA